The region TTGTTAATCAACACATTAATTTTACCAAAATCTTCCATAATAAAACCAAAACCGGCCACCACATCTTCTTCATCGGTAATGTCAAACGCATACCCCTGAACTTCAGCTCTATCACCGAGATCGGCACAAGCACGTTCAAGTTTTTCTTGATCCACATCGATAAGCGCCAACTTAGCACCCGCTTCAGCTAAGTCCAGCGCCATCGCTAAACCAAGTCCGCCTGCCCCACCAGTGATGACGACAACCTTATCTTTTAAATCCATCGAATTACCCTTTGTTTTTAATCTGTTGAAAATTAGTAAACTGTTCAAAAATACTGGAGAAATCTCGTGATCCATGACCTTGCTTTGCATGATTCACATATAAACTGCGCGCTAATGATCCCATTGGCGTACTGGAATTTGACCGCAATGCCGCCTCTTGAGATAAACCGAGATCTTTCACCATTAAATCCACCATAAATCCACCTTGATAATCATTGGATGACGGTGCCATTGGCATGACATTGGGGCAAGGATTGTATTTCTCTAATGCCCAATTGCCGCCACTGCTTACTTTCATGATTTCAGATAGTACGTTAGGATCCAAGCCATGAGCAATCCCCATTTGCAAAGACTCACTCGTGCCAAGCATTAACACTGACAGCAGCATATTATTGCATATTTTAGCTATCTGACCTGCACCAGCAGCACCAGCATGAAAAATATTGGCCCCCATGTGCCCTAGCACTTCTTTTGCTTGTTCAAAAGCACTGTTTGTCCCCCCACAAATAAACGTCAGCGTGCCAGCCTCTGCACCAGCTGTTCCTCCAGATACGGGAGCATCGACACATTCTAGCCCTTTTTCAGTCGCAACCTTTGCCACTAACTGAGCACTTGTGGCATCAATGGTAGAGCAGTCTATCAGTAAGGTTCCTTCAGCCACCACCTCAATCAAGCCTTTGTTTTCATCATCTCCAAGATAAAGTGCACGCACATGCTCACCTGCTGGCAACATAGTGATCACCACATCAACACCTGCTACAGCATCACATGCACTGCTCGATGACAAGGCCCCAAGATCAGTCAGCGACCTCATCGCTTGAGGCACGAGATCGAACACTCGCACTGTTAATCCTGCCTTAACCAAATTGGCGGCCATGGGCGCCCCCATATGCCCTAACCCAATAAATGCAACACTTGCCATCTCACACTTCCTATCTTAAAAGTTTGATTTAAAACACCTTTAATGGATGATCATTCTCTTCCCATGGTGATGCGAACATTTTATCAATCAAGGCCTGTGGAACATCTGTAACACTTTGGTAACGCCAGTTAGGCTGCCTA is a window of Shewanella sp. VB17 DNA encoding:
- the mmsB gene encoding 3-hydroxyisobutyrate dehydrogenase translates to MASVAFIGLGHMGAPMAANLVKAGLTVRVFDLVPQAMRSLTDLGALSSSSACDAVAGVDVVITMLPAGEHVRALYLGDDENKGLIEVVAEGTLLIDCSTIDATSAQLVAKVATEKGLECVDAPVSGGTAGAEAGTLTFICGGTNSAFEQAKEVLGHMGANIFHAGAAGAGQIAKICNNMLLSVLMLGTSESLQMGIAHGLDPNVLSEIMKVSSGGNWALEKYNPCPNVMPMAPSSNDYQGGFMVDLMVKDLGLSQEAALRSNSSTPMGSLARSLYVNHAKQGHGSRDFSSIFEQFTNFQQIKNKG